AGGTCCCCGCGATACTCAATCCTGCGGGTATGGATATGCTGCGATGGGAAGAGATGGGAATAGAGCCTGATTTTGCCAGGAAGCAGCAAGAGATCATAGATGCCTACGAAAGTCTTGGCATCAGAACAAAATGTACCTGCACTCCCTATTATCTGGAAGGTTTTGATGCGAAGTTGGGAGACCACCTTGCATGGAGTGAATCATCTGCGGTATCCTATGCCAACTCTGTAATCGGAGCAAGAACAAATAGGGAAGGCGGACCTTCCGCACTCTCTGCTGCACTCGTAGGAAAGACCGCAAACTACGGATACCATCTTGATGAGATGCGCAAGCCTGTTGTCGCAGTTACCGTTGATTGTGAACTGTCTGGATCAGACTATGGTGCACTGGGTTATGTGGCCGGAAAATCTATAGGCAGTCGTGTACCGATATTTTACATGCAAAACAAACCCTCAAATGATGAGCTAAAAACACTTGGTGCAGCCCTCGCAGCATCCGGTGCTGTTGCACTGTACCATGTGGAAGGAGTTACACCAGAAGCTATCCGGTCAAATTTTGAAAGACCTGACGAGAACATAATAATCGAAAAGCAGCAGATTGCAGATGTCTATGAAGCCTCGGCAGAATTCACAGAAGGAGGACTTGACACCGATATAATCACCGTCGGTTGTCCTCACTGCTCACCTGAGGAACTGGAGACCATAGCAAGAATGCTTGAAGGCAAGAGCATACAGAAAGAGATGTGGGTATGTACCTCAAGAGAGGTAGCAGAGAAGTGTGTCGGA
The window above is part of the Methanolobus zinderi genome. Proteins encoded here:
- a CDS encoding aconitase X; the encoded protein is MYLTKEEEKTLEGEYGETLRKAIEILVALGDIYGADSLIPIKSAQIAGVSYKTIGDAGLEWISDLEGKVKVPAILNPAGMDMLRWEEMGIEPDFARKQQEIIDAYESLGIRTKCTCTPYYLEGFDAKLGDHLAWSESSAVSYANSVIGARTNREGGPSALSAALVGKTANYGYHLDEMRKPVVAVTVDCELSGSDYGALGYVAGKSIGSRVPIFYMQNKPSNDELKTLGAALAASGAVALYHVEGVTPEAIRSNFERPDENIIIEKQQIADVYEASAEFTEGGLDTDIITVGCPHCSPEELETIARMLEGKSIQKEMWVCTSREVAEKCVGHVKAIEKSGAKVVCDTCMVVSPASNNYKAMMVNSGKALAYVPSMCRVASRYGSIEQCIREAGVVDEN